One stretch of Arachis duranensis cultivar V14167 chromosome 1, aradu.V14167.gnm2.J7QH, whole genome shotgun sequence DNA includes these proteins:
- the LOC107489072 gene encoding LOW QUALITY PROTEIN: subtilisin-like protease 4 (The sequence of the model RefSeq protein was modified relative to this genomic sequence to represent the inferred CDS: inserted 1 base in 1 codon): MDVFYFVALIFMLSFHIHFTRGSVLNPTTEKTETNSFQTYIIHVRKPESKIFTQSEDLINWHNSFMPPPATTTSTKEQPRKMLYSYRNVLSGFAARLTEEELREVEKKDGFISAHPQRILHRQTTHTPEFLGLQQQMGLWKQSNLGKGVIIGVVDSGITPNHPSFNDXACNNKLIGARTFNIAATATNGTQNVPPIDEDGHGTHTSSTAAGAFVDYAEVLGNAKGTATGMAPLAHVAMYRVCFGDPCPEADILAALDAAVEDGVDIISISLGLSEPPPFYNDSTAIGAFAAIQKGIFVSCAGGNLGPSNSTIVNGAPWILTVGASTIDRTIVATAKLGNGEEFDGESVFQPSSFPSTLLPLAYAGKNGNQQSALCANRSLSDTDFRGKVVLCERGGGIARIAKGDEVRRAGGAAMILMNDEISGFSLSADVHVLPATHVSYAAGLKIKGYINSTATPTATILFKGTIIGNSLAPAVTSFSSRGPNLPSPGILKPDIIGPGSSILAAWPFPLDNSTDSKSTFNIMSGTSMACPHLSGIAALLKSSHPDWSPAAIKSAIMTSADTLNLEHTPIVDERNQPADLFATGSGHVNPSRANDPGLVYDIEPDDYIPYLCGLGYNNREIGYLAQRTIKCSETSSIPEAQLNYPSFSIALGSSQTFTRTVTNVGEAYSSYDVMVTAPEGVSVTIQPNKLNFSEINQKETYSVAFSRTDSANKTADYAQGSLAWVSAKHIVRSPILVKFV, encoded by the exons ATGgatgttttctattttgttgcTCTTATTTTCATGTTGAGCTTCCATATTCATTTTACTCGAGGAAGTGTACTGAACCCCACCACTGAGAAAACTGAGACAAACAGTTTTCAAACATACATTATCCATGTGAGAAAGCCAGAGAGTAAGATATTCACGCAGTCAGAAGATTTGATAAACTGGCACAACTCATTCATGCCGCCACCTGCCACTACGACGAGCACTAAGGAACAGCCAAGAAAAATGCTTTATTCGTACCGGAATGTGCTGAGTGGTTTTGCTGCAAGACTCACTGAAGAGGAGCTGAGAGAGGTGGAAAAGAAGGATGGTTTTATCTCAGCTCATCCACAAAGGATACTCCATCGTCAAACGACGCATACCCCAGAATTCTTGGGGCTGCAGCAACAAATGGGACTGTGGAAACAATCAAATCTCGGCAAGGGGGTTATTATTGGGGTGGTGGACTCTGGCATCACACCTAATCATCCTTCGTTCAATG CAGCTTGTAACAACAAACTAATTGGTGCAAGGACTTTCAACATTGCAGCTACAGCAACGAATGGAACTCAAAATGTGCCACCTATTGATGAAGATGGACATGGGACTCACACAAGCAGCACTGCAGCTGGTGCCTTTGTGGATTATGCAGAAGTATTGGGAAATGCCAAAGGCACAGCTACAGGGATGGCTCCTTTGGCTCACGTGGCAATGTATAGAGTATGCTTCGGAGATCCCTGCCCCGAGGCTGATATACTGGCAGCATTAGATGCAGCCGTGGAGGATGGGGTCGATATAATATCAATATCTCTTGGCCTAAGCGAGCCCCCTCCATTTTACAATGATAGCACTGCAATAGGTGCATTTGCAGCAATTCAGAAAGGAATATTTGTAAGTTGTGCAGGAGGAAATCTTGGCCCCTCTAATAGCACTATAGTTAATGGAGCCCCATGGATTCTCACTGTTGGAGCAAGCACTATTGACAGAACCATTGTAGCAACAGCGAAGCTTGGAAATGGGGAAGAATTTGATGGTGAATCTGTTTTCCAGCCTTCCAGTTTTCCTTCAACATTGCTGCCCTTGGCATATGCTGGCAAGAATGGCAACCAACAATCTGCATTATGCGCTAACAGATCCTTGAGTGACACCGACTTCAGAGGAAAAGTTGTTTTGTgcgaaagaggaggaggaataGCAAGAATTGCAAAAGGGGATGAAGTGAGAAGAGCTGGTGGGGCTGCCATGATTCTCATGAATGATGAAATCAGTGGCTTCAGTCTATCAGCTGATGTACATGTGTTACCTGCAACACATGTAAGCTATGCTGCTGGATTGAAGATAAAAGGCTATATAAATTCCACCGCGACACCTACAGCAACCATTTTATTTAAGGGAACTATCATCGGAAACTCCCTGGCTCCTGCTGTTACATCCTTCTCATCAAGAGGTCCGAATTTGCCGAGTCCTGGTATTTTGAAGCCAGATATCATAGGGCCAGGCAGTAGCATATTAGCTGCCTGGCCATTCCCCCTCGACAACAGCACTGATTCTAAATCCACCTTCAACATTATGTCCGGCACATCAATGGCATGCCCACATCTCAGCGGAATTGCTGCTTTGCTAAAAAGCTCTCATCCTGACTGGTCACCAGCAGCCATTAAATCTGCCATAATGACTTCTGCAGACACGCTAAATTTAGAACACACACCCATCGTTGATGAGAGAAATCAACCTGCAGATCTCTTTGCCACAGGTTCCGGCCATGTGAATCCATCGAGAGCAAATGATCCAGGACTAGTTTatgatattgaacctgatgattATATACCTTATCTTTGTGGTTTAGGCTACAATAATAGGGAAATTGGGTACCTTGCACAGAGAACAATTAAGTGCTCTGAAACATCAAGCATTCCTGAAGCACAACTCAATTATCCCTCATTTTCTATTGCACTTGGTTCCTCGCAGACATTCACAAGGACTGTGACAAATGTTGGTGAGGCCTATTCATCTTATGATGTCATGGTTACAGCACCAGAAGGGGTTTCTGTGACAATCCAGCCAAATAAACTTAACTTTTCGGAAATAAACCAAAAAGAGACATATTCAGTGGCATTCAGCCGTACAGATTCAGCTAATAAGACAGCAGATTATGCTCAAGGGTCACTAGCATGGGTCTCTGCCAAACACATTGTAAGAAGCCCTATCTTGGTAAAGTTTGTATAA
- the LOC107488532 gene encoding uncharacterized protein LOC107488532, translated as MGGSGGSGGGGGGVAVGKEDVIAKLKDDGDFDRLRLKIIRKLKDNEELRQHIASIVKQSAALNGAGAENKKPRQLSDAIYHEVGDKVMSQISDSLWQIIRSNDGMKTEIAETVQSVYDELVNPKGEEEVPVSNSKAMPTQRQQGETGSVTEKIDDDMLHENEPEEPPGFTLHNHVNNNQLDHDQRNHDQGKPQSHGQGSSAEQPEDSHVSLDPPGESDDNNNAPPGFLRPDEQNHLSDCSDEDPDVPPGFG; from the exons ATGGGCGGCAGTGGCGGTAGTggcggtggtggtggaggagtaGCTGTTGGCAAAGAAGATGTAATAGCGAAACTCAAGGACGACGGCGACTTTGACAGGCTCCGTTTGAAGATCATTCGTAAGCTCAAGGACAAT GAAGAGCTGCGACAACATATTGCCTCAATTGTGAAGCAATCAGCGGCTCTTAATGGTGCCGGAGCTGAGAATAAGAAACCTAGACAACTTTCTGATGCCATATATCATGAAGTTGG TGACAAAGTAATGAGTCAGATATCTGATAGCTTGTGGCAAATAATTAGATCAAATGATGGTATGAAAACTGAAATTGCGGAGACAGTGCAATCCGTGTATGACGAGCTGGTGAATCCAAAGGGGGAAGAGGAGGTTCCGGTTTCAAATTCCAAGGCAATGCCAACTCAGAGACAACAAGGTGAAACAGGTTCAGTTACTGAGAAGATTGATGATGATATGTTGCACGAGAATGAGCCTGAAGAGCCACCGGGATTCACCTTACATAATCATGTGAATAACAATCAGCTAGACCATGATCAACGGAACCATGATCAAGGGAAGCCACAATCTCATGGGCAAGGATCTTCTGCAGAGCAGCCCGAAGATTCCCATGTATCACTGGATCCACCCGGTGAAAGCGATGATAATAACAATGCTCCTCCTGGTTTTTTGAGGCCTGACGAGCAAAATCATCTGTCTGATTGTAGTGATGAAGATCCTGATGTGCCTCCTGGTTTTGGTTGA
- the LOC107489062 gene encoding lysophospholipid acyltransferase 1-like, whose product MAMEVELEPMAASIGVTVPVLRFLLCFAATIPLSFLWRIVPGRLPKHLYSAGVGVSLSYISFGLSSNMHFSVLIMIGYSSMLLFRPRCGILTFFLGFGYLIGCHVYYMSGDVWKDGGIDDTGALMVLTLKIISCSFNYNDGLLKEEEGLREAQRKYRLTKLPSLVEYIGYCLCCGSHFAGPVFEMKDYLDWTEGKGIWSKEAKGPSPSPYGATIRALIQAGFCMALYLYLVPYFPLSRFTEPIYQEWGFWKKFGYQYMSGFTARWKYYFIWSVSEASIIISGLGFSGWVNLSPPKPRWDRAKNVDILGVEFAKSSVMIPTVWNIQVSTWLRHYVYERLVQSGKKPRFFQLLATQTISAIWHGVYPGYIIFFVQSALMIAGSRAIYRWQQVTAPSMANAFVFLNFAYTLVVINYSSVGFLVLNLHETLAVFGSVYYIGTILPILMILLGNVIKPRRPGRSKAQKEQ is encoded by the exons ATGGCCATGGAGGTGGAGCTTGAACCCATGGCCGCTTCCATCGGCGTCACAGTCCCCGTGCTCCGCTTTCTCCTCTGCTTCGCAGCCACCATTCCTCTCAGCTTCCTGTGGCGCATCGTCCCCGGCCGCCTCCCTAAGCATCTATACTCTGCCGGCGTCGGCGTCTCCCTTTCTTACATTTCCTTCGGTTTGTCTTCCAACATGCACTTCTCGGTCTTGATCATGATTGGTTACTCCTCCATGCTCCTCTTTCGCCCCCGATGCGGCATCCTCACCTTCTTCCTCGGATTCGGTTATCTCATTGGCTG CCATGTGTATTACATGAGTGGAGATGTATGGAAGGATGGTGGCATCGATGACACTG GGGCCTTAATGGTGTTGACCCTGAAGATCATCTCTTGTTCGTTTAATTACAATGATGGATTGTTGAAAGAGGAAGAAGGTTTACGCGAAGCCCAACGGAAATACAGGTTGACGAAGTTACCTTCTCTGGTTGAGTATATTGGTTACTGCCTCTGCTGTGGGAGTCACTTTGCTGGTCCTGTCTTTGAAATGAAGGATTATCTTGATTGGACTGAAGGAAAGGGG ATTTGGAGCAAAGAAGCGAAAGggccatcaccatcaccatatGGAGCAACCATTCGGGCTCTTATCCAAGCTGGTTTTTGCATGGCCTTGTATTTGTATCTAGTCCCTTATTTTCCTCTGTCCAGGTTTACAGAGCCTATATACCAAGAATGGGGATTCTGGAAAAAGTTTGGTTACCAATATATGTCCGGCTTCACAGCACGTTGGAAGTATTATTTCATTTGGTCAGTTTCAGAAGCTTCTATTATCATCTCTGGTCTTGGTTTCAGTGGTTGGGTGAATTTGTCTCCACCAAAGCCAAGATGGGATCGAGCGAAGAATGTAGATATTTTAGGTGTTGAGTTCGCAAAGAGTTCTGTTATGATTCCAACTGTGTGGAATATTCAAGTTAGCACATGGCTTCGTCATT ATGTTTATGAGCGGCTTGTTCAGAGTGGTAAGAAACCCAGATTCTTTCAGTTACTTGCTACACAGACCATTAGTGCTATTTGGCAT GGGGTGTATCCTGGATACATCATCTTCTTTGTTCAGTCGGCGTTAATGATTGCTGGTTCAAGAG CCATTTACAGATGGCAGCAAGTGACGGCCCCATCAATGGCAAACGCAtttgtgtttttgaattttgcttATACACTTGTCGTTATAAATTACTCTAGCGTCGGTTTCTTG GTGCTAAACCTGCATGAAACTCTTGCCGTGTTCGGAAGTGTGTATTATATTGGAACTATTCTTCCCATTTTAATGATTCTTCTTGGTAATGTAATCAAACCTAGGAGGCCTGGAAGATCCAAAGCTCAAAAAGAGCAATGA